One part of the Saccopteryx bilineata isolate mSacBil1 unplaced genomic scaffold, mSacBil1_pri_phased_curated manual_scaffold_23, whole genome shotgun sequence genome encodes these proteins:
- the LOC136318252 gene encoding GTPase IMAP family member 4-like, whose amino-acid sequence MSFNLSEPRTRHGLETQDCRDSQLRLVLVGKTGAGKSATGNSILGKQEFCSRFAAKSITKVCKKGTSMWKGREIVVVDTPGIFDTEVPDADTKAEIARCILLTSPGPHVLLLVVPLGRYTEEEHNATEKMLSMFELSARRFMILLFTRKDDLDGMEFRDYLNEAPECIQELVGQFQGRHCVFNNKATGAEQEAQRAELLELAQRTVRENGGAFFTNPNYERAEAVIQTQILVIQEQYRAELEREKRRLREEYVEAIRQVEDRWEQERRRVEMERELVESERRYVLRQENARKEVESQKGIVDLLMKVLDIAANFFSRLCPRNINENLSLLPTYFQVPAPRVTQAPKSELSVSVSQALRTREYHKGHSWQFVDV is encoded by the exons ATGAGTTTCAACCTCAGTGAACCCAGGACCAGACACG GGCTTGAAACCCAAGACTGCAGAGATTCACAACTGAGGCTGGTGTTAGTGGGCAAGACTGGAGCCGGTAAAAGCGCCACAGGAAACAGCATCCTTGGAAAGCAAGAGTTCTGTTCGCGCTTTGCAGCAAAATCCATCACCAAGGTCTGTAAGAAAGGGACCAGCAtgtggaaagggagagaaatcgTCGTCGTGGACACGCCTGGCATTTTCGACACCGAGGTACCAGATGCTGACACAAAAGCAGAGATTGCTCGTTGCATCCTCCTGACCTCCCCAGGACCTCACGTTCTGCTCCTGGTCGTCCCACTGGGCCGGTACACAGAGGAAGAACATAATGCCACAGAGAAGATGCTCTCGATGTTTGAACTCAGCGCTAGAAGATTCATGATTCTCTTATTCACCCGGAAAGATGACTTGGACGGCATGGAGTTCCGTGATTATTTAAATGAAGCTCCAGAATGCATTCAAGAGCTGGTGGGACAGTTCCAGGGTCGCCACTGTGTGTTCAACAATAAGGCGACAGGGGCAGAGCAGgaggcccagagggcagagctgctGGAACTGGCCCAGCGCACGGTGAGGGAGAACGGGGGAGCATTCTTCACTAATCCGAATTATGAAAGGGCCGAGGCCGTGATTCAGACACAGATCCTAGTGATCCAGGAGCAATACAGAGCTgagctggagagagagaaaaggcggTTAAGAGAGGAGTATGTGGAGGCAATCAGACAGGTGGAGGATCGATGGGAGCaggaaaggagaagggtggaaatggagagagaactGGTGGAAAGCGAGAGACGCTATgttttaaggcaggaaaatgccAGGAAGGAAGTTGAGAGTCAGAAGGGGATAGTTGACTTACTCATGAAAGTATTGGACATTGCTGCTAACTTTTTTTCTCGTTTATGTCCAAGGAATATAAATGAAAATCTGTCTCTACTTCCTACATATTTTCAGGTGCCCGCACCCCGTGTAACTCAGGCCCCTAAGTCAgagctctctgttt